In Zingiber officinale cultivar Zhangliang chromosome 6A, Zo_v1.1, whole genome shotgun sequence, a single genomic region encodes these proteins:
- the LOC121997566 gene encoding ubiquitin-conjugating enzyme E2-17 kDa-like isoform X2, which produces MASKRILKELKDLEKDPPVSCSAGPVGDDMFHWQATIMGPVDSPFAGGVFLVNIHFPPDYPFKPPKVSFRTKVYHPNINSNGSICLDILKDQWSPALTLSKVLLSICSLLTDPNPDDPLVPEIAHIYKTDRAKYELTARSWTQKYAMG; this is translated from the exons ATGGCTTCCAAGAGGATACTGAAGGAGTTGAAGGACTTAGAGAAGGATCCGCCCGTGTCCTGCAGTGCAG GACCTGTTGGCGATGACATGTTCCACTGGCAAGCAACGATTATGGGACCTGTTGATAGCCCCTTCGCAGGTGGTGTGTTTTTAGTGAATATTCACTTTCCACCTGACTACCCATTCAAGCCACCTAAG GTCTCTTTTCGCACCAAAGTTTATCATCCAAATATTAACAGCAATGGTAGCATCTGCCTTGACATCCTCAAGGATCAGTGGAGCCCTGCTTTGACATTATCTAAG GTGTTACTGTCGATATGCTCACTTCTAACAGACCCCAACCCCGATGATCCTCTTGTTCCTGAGATTGCCCACATTTACAAGACTGATAGAGCCAAGTATGAATTGACCGCAAGATCATGGACCCAGAAATATGCCATGGGTTAG
- the LOC121997566 gene encoding ubiquitin-conjugating enzyme E2-17 kDa-like isoform X1, which translates to MFSWLIAVQNIVCLFMASKRILKELKDLEKDPPVSCSAGPVGDDMFHWQATIMGPVDSPFAGGVFLVNIHFPPDYPFKPPKVSFRTKVYHPNINSNGSICLDILKDQWSPALTLSKVLLSICSLLTDPNPDDPLVPEIAHIYKTDRAKYELTARSWTQKYAMG; encoded by the exons ATGTTTTCATGGTTGATCGCCGTTCAGAATATTGTTTGCTTGTTCATGGCTTCCAAGAGGATACTGAAGGAGTTGAAGGACTTAGAGAAGGATCCGCCCGTGTCCTGCAGTGCAG GACCTGTTGGCGATGACATGTTCCACTGGCAAGCAACGATTATGGGACCTGTTGATAGCCCCTTCGCAGGTGGTGTGTTTTTAGTGAATATTCACTTTCCACCTGACTACCCATTCAAGCCACCTAAG GTCTCTTTTCGCACCAAAGTTTATCATCCAAATATTAACAGCAATGGTAGCATCTGCCTTGACATCCTCAAGGATCAGTGGAGCCCTGCTTTGACATTATCTAAG GTGTTACTGTCGATATGCTCACTTCTAACAGACCCCAACCCCGATGATCCTCTTGTTCCTGAGATTGCCCACATTTACAAGACTGATAGAGCCAAGTATGAATTGACCGCAAGATCATGGACCCAGAAATATGCCATGGGTTAG
- the LOC121997564 gene encoding pentatricopeptide repeat-containing protein At1g62260, mitochondrial-like, whose product MRRLASSAARSAGACQAPRRPLCVVTPPLEPPRSLNKALVHLIRSGRLCEARRLFDSLPGHHNVVTWNSMIGGYVRHRELSEARRLFDEMPARDVVSWNSILAGYALSSDLGELEEARCIFDRIPARDIVSWNTMITGYARNGRMGEAMHLFGRMPDANVVTWNSVINGFLGVGDVKRAVELFDRMPVRNSASLNSLVSGFIRNNRLEEAEEWLLGNRRKVAEIDGLIDSYNTLIAGYAQRGRVNEARRLFDSIPCSKVVGDTTMSHEGVRFERNIVSWNSMIMGYVKTNDLPAARILFNEMPERDLISWNTMIAAYVRHSSMEKAKALFEEMFNPDAWTWNSMICGFTQTGQVERAREFFDKMPQKSIVSWNTMIAGYEQNGDYHAAFWLFASMCAAGERPDRHTLSSVLSASAGLAMLLLGLQVHQLITKTIRPDIPINNALVTMYSRCGNLMHAKTIFDGMGMERDVISWNAMIAGYAQHGQAREALEHFERMKLMSIKPTHITFISVLNACGHSGLVNEGRRQFDSMASDFGIIPRVEHYASLVDLIGRYGQLEDAMEVIHNMTVKPDKAVWGALLGACRVHNNVALARVAAEALAEIEPESSAPYVLLHNMHADEGKWSNATEIRKLMDKNMVVKQPGYSWIELHNKVHIFISGDRSHPFSYEIFSLLECFSKTITDLQVD is encoded by the coding sequence ATGAGAAGGTTGGCATCGTCAGCCGCTCGCAGCGCCGGCGCATGCCAAGCTCCTCGCCGTCCTCTCTGCGTGGTCACTCCTCCCCTCGAACCTCCGCGGAGTCTGAACAAGGCTCTCGTTCATCTGATCCGGAGCGGCCGCCTCTGCGAGGCCCGGCGGCTCTTCGACTCCCTCCCTGGCCACCACAACGTTGTCACCTGGAATTCCATGATCGGCGGCTACGTTCGTCACCGTGAACTCTCTGAGGCCCGGAGGCTGTTCGATGAAATGCCCGCTAGGGATGTCGTCTCCTGGAACTCCATCCTTGCTGGCTACGCGCTGTCCAGTGATTTGGGAGAGCTCGAGGAGGCTCGCTGCATCTTCGACCGGATTCCGGCCAGGGACATCGTCTCGTGGAATACTATGATCACTGGCTACGCTCGGAACGGCAGAATGGGAGAAGCCATGCATCTGTTTGGAAGAATGCCCGACGCCAATGTCGTCACATGGAACTCGGTGATCAACGGATTTCTTGGTGTTGGTGATGTCAAAAGGGCAGTGGAGCTGTTCGACAGAATGCCCGTTCGAAATTCCGCTTCCTTGAATTCGTTAGTTTCGGGCTTCATTCGGAATAACAGATTGGAAGAAGCAGAAGAATGGCTGCTTGGAAATCGAAGAAAAGTAGCCGAGATTGATGGCTTGATCGACTCGTACAACACTTTGATAGCTGGTTATGCACAACGGGGAAGGGTCAATGAAGCAAGGAGATTGTTTGATTCAATTCCTTGTTCAAAAGTTGTTGGAGATACAACAATGTCACACGAAGGAGTGAGATTTGAGAGGAATATTGTATCATGGAATTCTATGATCATGGGCTATGTGAAGACCAATGATCTTCCAGCTGCCCGGATACTGTTCAATGAAATGCCCGAGAGAGACTTGATATCATGGAACACTATGATTGCTGCCTATGTTCGTCACTCATCCATGGAAAAAGCCAAAGCTCTGTTCGAAGAAATGTTCAATCCTGATGCATGGACATGGAACTCAATGATATGTGGATTCACGCAGACAGGCCAGGTCGAGCGTGCAAgggaattttttgataaaatgccaCAGAAGAGCATCGTCTCCTGGAACACGATGATAGCCGGATATGAGCAGAATGGAGACTATCATGCAGCATTCTGGTTGTTTGCTAGTATGTGTGCTGCTGGTGAGAGGCCTGACCGACATACACTTTCATCAGTGCTCAGTGCTTCTGCTGGCCTTGCCATGCTTCTCCTTGGACTCCAGGTGCATCAGCTGATTACAAAGACAATACGTCCAGACATTCCGATTAACAATGCCCTTGTTACGATGTATTCCCGGTGCGGTAATCTGATGCACGCCAAAACCATCTTCGATGGCATGGGGATGGAAAGGGATGTAATCAGTTGGAATGCTATGATTGCAGGATATGCGCAGCATGGACAGGCAAGAGAAGCTCTTGAGCATTTTGAAAGAATGAAACTGATGAGCATTAAGCCTACTCACATAACCTTCATTTCTGTCCTCAATGCTTGTGGCCATTCAGGACTAGTGAATGAAGGACGGAGACAATTTGACTCAATGGCCAGTGATTTCGGTATCATCCCTAGAGTTGAGCATTATGCTTCACTTGTCGATCTCATAGGTCGCTATGGCCAGCTTGAGGACGCGATGGAGGTAATACATAACATGACAGTGAAGCCTGATAAAGCTGTTTGGGGTGCATTGCTTGGTGCTTGTAGAGTTCACAATAATGTTGCATTGGCTCGAGTAGCTGCAGAGGCTTTGGCGGAGATTGAACCCGAGAGCTCTGCGCCATATGTGTTGTTGCACAACATGCATGCAGATGAAGGGAAGTGGAGCAATGCCACTGAGATAAGGAAACTGATGGATAAGAACATGGTGGTGAAACAGCCTGGTTACAGTTGGATTGAGTTGCACAACAAAGTTCATATATTTATTTCAGGGGACAGATCTCATCCATTCTCATATGAAATATTTTCCCTGCTAGAATGTTTCAGCAAAACGATAACCGACCTACAAGTTGATTGA